One Thermodesulfobacteriota bacterium genomic region harbors:
- a CDS encoding MBL fold metallo-hydrolase: MIRQFFGKVYKIELPIPFPLGTTNVYFIDDAPKTLVDTGIRTDASFETLRRSLQELGFSIESIERILVTHGHIDHYGQAQRISSLSGAPIYIHPKEYGRIRSLIHTFGPLKSILLRNGVPEELVHQAVGFIGSAQKLADPLSEAFFLEEGETIPFASMTWKAIHCPGHSPGLLCFYWPERKVLFTGDHLLKEITPNPVLNVPDSRSPLRYSSLQDYLSSLKKLEGFEIDLLLPGHGEEVDDAKALIRKITEHHRERMNHVLASLSRGEKTPYEIALDLFPGVPPFEVFLGISEAVGHLEILRQEGKVFLKEREGKDYYALEQEIASVPG; encoded by the coding sequence ATGATCCGCCAATTTTTCGGCAAGGTTTATAAGATCGAGCTTCCCATCCCCTTTCCCTTGGGGACGACCAATGTCTACTTCATCGACGATGCCCCTAAAACCCTCGTCGATACCGGGATCAGGACCGATGCCTCTTTCGAGACCTTGAGGAGGAGTCTCCAGGAGTTAGGATTTTCCATCGAATCAATTGAGCGGATCCTGGTCACCCACGGCCATATCGACCATTACGGACAGGCCCAGAGGATCTCTTCCCTCTCCGGCGCTCCCATTTACATCCACCCGAAGGAGTACGGTCGGATTCGTTCTCTCATCCACACCTTCGGTCCCCTGAAATCGATCCTGCTCCGAAACGGCGTTCCAGAAGAGCTGGTCCATCAGGCCGTGGGCTTCATCGGGTCGGCCCAGAAGCTGGCCGATCCCCTCAGCGAGGCCTTCTTCCTCGAAGAGGGGGAGACCATTCCCTTCGCCTCCATGACCTGGAAGGCCATCCACTGCCCCGGCCACAGCCCCGGCCTGCTCTGCTTTTACTGGCCAGAAAGAAAGGTCCTCTTCACTGGCGATCATCTTCTCAAAGAGATCACCCCCAATCCGGTCTTGAACGTTCCTGACAGCCGGTCGCCCCTCCGCTACTCGAGTCTCCAGGACTATCTCTCGTCCCTGAAAAAGCTGGAGGGTTTCGAAATCGATCTCCTCCTTCCCGGCCACGGAGAAGAGGTGGACGATGCTAAGGCCCTCATCCGGAAGATCACCGAACACCATCGGGAGAGGATGAATCACGTCCTCGCCTCTCTCTCCAGGGGTGAGAAGACGCCCTACGAGATCGCCTTGGACCTCTTCCCGGGCGTCCCTCCCTTCGAGGTCTTCTTGGGCATCTCCGAGGCCGTGGGCCATCTTGAAATCTTGAGGCAAGAGGGCAAGGTCTTCCTGAAAGAGAGGGAGGGGAAGGACTATTACGCCTTGGAGCAGGAGATCGCCTCCGTTCCGGGTTGA
- a CDS encoding DUF3108 domain-containing protein produces the protein MGKGFEKTIFGLWLPLTIFLILFPSITFADGREETAFPHRDNGKERVFHYTARKWGMPALKATLSIGHGPGKEERSHWKIEARVTSLSLPKIFFRMNNRFASLMETEPFTSIRYVKEIDQEGLFIQKKQYSETITFDPLRHKAMVEKKGSGERREVFFPSEAYDPLAIFARYHLKEGLPTDRDIRFSIFDGVRFRQLLFQSKSLRFSSKILGEVEAILLESSLAFHSFGDKEGVLRIWYTADRHRIPICLELDLPIGPLRFELEEIREG, from the coding sequence ATGGGAAAAGGTTTCGAGAAAACGATCTTCGGCCTTTGGCTTCCCTTAACGATCTTCTTGATCCTTTTTCCTTCGATCACCTTCGCCGACGGCAGGGAAGAGACCGCCTTCCCCCACCGGGACAACGGAAAGGAGAGGGTCTTCCATTATACGGCGAGGAAATGGGGCATGCCGGCCCTGAAAGCCACCCTGAGCATCGGGCACGGCCCCGGGAAGGAAGAAAGGTCTCATTGGAAGATCGAGGCGAGGGTCACCTCCCTCTCCCTTCCCAAAATATTCTTCCGGATGAACAACCGCTTCGCCTCTCTGATGGAAACCGAACCCTTCACCTCCATTCGCTACGTCAAGGAGATCGATCAGGAGGGCCTCTTCATCCAAAAGAAACAGTATTCGGAGACCATTACCTTCGATCCTCTCCGTCACAAGGCCATGGTTGAGAAAAAGGGATCGGGCGAAAGAAGAGAGGTCTTCTTCCCGTCCGAAGCCTACGATCCGCTGGCGATATTCGCCCGGTACCATCTGAAGGAAGGCCTTCCGACCGACCGGGACATCCGATTCTCGATCTTCGATGGGGTGAGGTTTCGTCAATTGCTTTTTCAATCGAAGAGCCTGAGGTTCTCCTCCAAGATCCTCGGAGAGGTCGAAGCCATCCTTTTAGAATCGTCCCTCGCTTTCCACAGCTTCGGGGACAAAGAAGGGGTCCTTCGGATCTGGTACACCGCGGACCGTCACCGGATCCCGATCTGCCTGGAGCTCGATCTTCCGATCGGCCCTTTGAGGTTCGAGCTGGAAGAGATCCGAGAGGGCTAA
- a CDS encoding vitamin B12-dependent ribonucleotide reductase — protein MAIPLRPNAMAVLEKRYLIKDSTGEVIETPEDLFRRVAKNIAQADRLYDPSADLEAIEEKFFNLMASLDFLPNSPTLMNAGRELQQLSACFVLPVGDSMEEIFDAVKQMALIQKSGGGTGFSFSRLRPKNDVVGSTKGVSSGPVSFMSVFDHATEAIKQGGTRRGANMGILRVDHPDILDFIKCKDEDHRFNNFNISVAATDEFMEAVEKGGSYPLRNPRTHQIVNHLDAREVFERMAYYAWKNGDPGIIFIDRINEDNPTPQVGMIESTNPCGEQPLLPYESCNLGSINLAHMVTGGEIDWERLGSVTEEAVHFLDNVIDMNRYTLPQIEAMTKANRKIGLGVMGFADLLIQLGIPYDHPKAFEVGERIMAFIQERGKRASRDLALRRGSFPNFEGSVLRKRWDAMRNATVTTIAPTGTISIIAGASSGIEPLFALAFVRHVLDGKELLEVNPYFEETAKKEGFYSEALMNRIARSGHIQDVEEIPEHLRRLFVTAHEISPEDHIRMQAAFQKYTDNAVSKTVNFPHEATVEDVVKVYQLAYRLGCKGVTIYRDRSRQKQVLYKGLGSPDGKSSGEGREPSKIERKPRARTDVIHGSTWKIRTGCGNLYVTVNVDEEGRLFEIFNQIGKAGGCAASQSEAIGRLVSLAFRSDIEPEDVIRQLKGISCHMPVWHQNGKILSCADAVAKAIEWHLQKMKAGQSRSAMAGLEGHSQDQKAPGQGVGSSQGGREMGPWFKRGACPECGGPLLFEEGCMKCLCGYSDCG, from the coding sequence GTGGCGATCCCGTTGAGACCTAATGCCATGGCCGTTCTTGAAAAACGGTACTTGATAAAAGATTCCACCGGCGAGGTCATCGAGACTCCCGAGGACCTCTTCCGCCGCGTGGCGAAGAACATCGCCCAGGCCGACCGCCTTTATGATCCTTCGGCCGACCTCGAAGCGATCGAGGAGAAGTTCTTCAACCTGATGGCCTCCCTCGACTTTCTCCCGAACTCGCCCACCCTGATGAATGCGGGCAGAGAACTTCAACAGCTCTCCGCCTGTTTCGTCCTCCCGGTGGGAGATTCGATGGAGGAGATCTTCGACGCGGTCAAGCAGATGGCCCTGATCCAGAAGAGCGGAGGAGGAACGGGCTTCTCCTTTTCGAGGCTCCGGCCCAAGAACGATGTGGTGGGATCGACCAAGGGGGTCTCGAGCGGCCCGGTCTCTTTCATGAGCGTCTTCGACCATGCCACCGAAGCGATCAAGCAGGGCGGCACCCGCCGGGGGGCCAACATGGGGATCCTCCGGGTGGATCATCCCGACATCCTCGACTTCATCAAGTGCAAGGACGAGGACCACCGGTTCAACAATTTCAACATCTCGGTGGCGGCCACGGACGAATTCATGGAGGCGGTCGAAAAGGGAGGGTCGTATCCCCTTCGGAATCCACGAACCCACCAGATCGTCAATCACCTCGACGCCCGGGAGGTCTTCGAGAGGATGGCCTACTATGCCTGGAAAAACGGGGACCCCGGGATTATCTTCATCGACCGGATCAACGAGGACAACCCAACTCCCCAGGTCGGAATGATCGAGAGCACCAATCCTTGCGGCGAGCAGCCGCTTCTTCCCTACGAATCCTGCAACTTAGGTTCGATCAACCTCGCTCACATGGTCACGGGCGGAGAGATCGACTGGGAGCGGCTGGGCTCGGTCACGGAAGAGGCGGTTCATTTCCTCGACAATGTGATCGACATGAATCGCTACACCCTTCCCCAAATCGAGGCCATGACCAAGGCCAACCGAAAGATCGGCCTGGGCGTCATGGGATTCGCCGACCTTCTCATCCAGTTGGGCATCCCTTACGATCATCCCAAGGCGTTCGAGGTGGGAGAACGCATCATGGCCTTCATCCAGGAGAGAGGGAAGCGGGCCTCCCGCGATCTGGCCCTTCGGAGAGGTTCTTTTCCAAATTTTGAAGGGAGCGTCCTTCGAAAGCGCTGGGATGCTATGAGAAACGCCACCGTGACGACCATCGCGCCCACCGGGACGATCTCGATCATCGCCGGGGCCTCCTCGGGAATCGAGCCTCTCTTCGCCCTGGCCTTTGTCCGCCATGTCCTCGATGGAAAAGAACTTCTCGAGGTCAACCCCTATTTTGAGGAGACGGCGAAGAAGGAGGGATTTTATTCCGAGGCCCTGATGAACCGGATCGCCCGAAGCGGCCATATCCAAGACGTCGAAGAGATCCCGGAACACCTCCGACGCCTCTTCGTCACCGCCCATGAGATCTCTCCCGAAGATCATATCCGGATGCAAGCCGCTTTCCAGAAATACACCGACAATGCCGTCTCCAAGACCGTCAACTTCCCCCACGAGGCCACGGTCGAAGACGTGGTCAAGGTCTATCAGCTGGCCTATCGGTTGGGATGCAAAGGCGTGACGATCTACCGGGATCGGAGCAGGCAGAAGCAGGTCCTCTACAAGGGATTGGGGAGCCCCGATGGAAAATCCTCGGGAGAGGGCAGGGAACCTTCGAAAATAGAGAGGAAGCCGAGGGCTCGGACGGACGTGATTCATGGGTCGACCTGGAAGATCCGAACGGGTTGCGGCAACCTCTACGTCACGGTCAACGTGGACGAGGAGGGCCGTCTCTTCGAAATCTTCAACCAGATCGGAAAGGCGGGCGGATGCGCCGCCTCGCAGTCCGAGGCGATCGGCCGATTGGTCTCGCTGGCCTTCCGATCGGATATCGAACCCGAGGACGTGATCCGACAGTTGAAAGGGATCAGCTGTCATATGCCCGTCTGGCACCAGAACGGGAAGATCCTCTCCTGTGCGGATGCCGTGGCCAAGGCCATCGAGTGGCATCTTCAAAAGATGAAGGCCGGCCAGAGCCGTTCAGCGATGGCGGGGCTGGAAGGACATTCCCAAGACCAGAAGGCCCCTGGCCAGGGCGTTGGGTCTTCGCAAGGGGGCCGTGAGATGGGCCCCTGGTTTAAGAGGGGCGCCTGCCCGGAATGTGGGGGCCCCCTCCTCTTTGAGGAGGGTTGCATGAAATGCCTCTGTGGCTATTCGGACTGTGGTTAA
- a CDS encoding TIGR04076 family protein produces MERKMKAPYRVEVKVIEQKGNCPFGHQVGDWATFDGQGIEGKICWHSLCSMFYKIHGMLYGATYPWLTDPEVARHPCPDVQNPVIYEIRRLKVE; encoded by the coding sequence ATGGAGAGGAAGATGAAGGCCCCCTATCGGGTAGAAGTGAAGGTGATCGAGCAGAAGGGGAATTGTCCCTTCGGACATCAGGTGGGCGATTGGGCCACCTTCGACGGCCAAGGGATCGAGGGAAAGATCTGCTGGCATTCGCTCTGCAGCATGTTCTACAAGATCCACGGGATGCTCTACGGAGCAACCTATCCCTGGCTGACCGACCCAGAGGTGGCCCGCCATCCCTGCCCGGATGTTCAGAATCCTGTGATCTACGAAATTCGCAGGTTGAAGGTGGAATAG
- a CDS encoding glycine/betaine/sarcosine/D-proline family reductase selenoprotein B, giving the protein MDQRKIVDGFRFLPPGLKAWVKTFIPDGDYQGTIPWTPLSKPLNQTTFALVTSAGISLKADPPFDMEREKREPLWGDRSYRKIPKGTTEKEIECNHLHINTTLVKEDINVVLPLQRMAELEEEGVIGRLAPTAYSFYGFQWQSTEFLSEAIEPISRHMREEGVEAVLLTPA; this is encoded by the coding sequence ATGGATCAGAGGAAGATCGTGGATGGGTTCCGGTTTCTTCCCCCCGGGCTTAAGGCGTGGGTGAAGACGTTCATCCCCGATGGCGATTATCAGGGGACGATCCCCTGGACACCCCTTTCGAAACCTTTGAACCAGACGACCTTCGCCCTGGTGACGAGTGCAGGGATCAGCCTGAAGGCCGACCCGCCCTTCGACATGGAGAGGGAGAAGCGGGAGCCTCTCTGGGGCGATCGCTCCTATCGGAAGATCCCCAAAGGGACAACGGAAAAGGAGATCGAGTGCAATCACCTCCATATCAACACAACCCTCGTCAAGGAGGACATCAACGTCGTCCTCCCTCTCCAGAGGATGGCGGAATTGGAGGAGGAGGGCGTGATCGGAAGGCTGGCTCCCACGGCCTACTCCTTTTATGGATTTCAATGGCAGAGCACCGAATTTCTCAGCGAGGCCATCGAGCCCATCTCGAGGCATATGAGGGAGGAAGGCGTGGAGGCGGTTCTGCTCACACCCGCTTGA